TGAGATAGACGGCCCCGACGCGAGCCGGCGTCAGCCGTGCACGAGCCTTCTCCACCCGGACCCCGGCGGCGGGCGTCCCTTCCTCCGAGAGGAGCCGCTCGACCTCCTGCTGCAACCGCTCGACGGACACGGTGTACGGCATGCGCGCGCGCAACGCGCCCGCCTTGTCGACGAGGAAGAAGGCCCCGGTGTGGTCCACCGTGTAGGGCATGTCTCCGGTGAAGGGGTGCTCGCGGTAGCGCGCGCTGTCCGGGTAGCGGCGGGTGGCGGTGACGCGCCAGGCGGACAGCACCGGCGCGAGCGCCTCCGCGTCCAGGCGCAGACCGGTGAAGCGCGGGTTGAAGGCGTGCACGTACGTCTCGAGCTGTGGCGCGCTGTCGCGCTCGGGGTCCACCGAGACGAAGACGACCTCCACGTCCCGCGCGGCCTCGCCCAGCTGCTTGTGGAGGCGCTGGAGTTGCGACAGCGTGGTGGGGCACACGTCCGGGCAGGCCGTGTAGCCGAAGGACAGCAGCACCACCTTGCCCCGTTGCTCGCTCAGCCGGAACACGCCGCCCGAGGCCCGGGACGCTTCCAGGGCCGGAGCGGACTGGACGGGCACCACCGCGAAGTCCTCGCCCCGCTCCTTGCGGCAACCCGCCACGAGCAGCACGACGGCCAGTGCTGGCAGCAGCCTCCGCGCCCCTTCCATCGTCCCCTGGACCCTGCGTCCTCCCATCACACGCCTCCCGGCCGGGCAGCCAAGGGGCTGAGTTAAGGGGGTGGAGCCACGGCGGCGAGCCCCCCTGGAGGACGAGGCCCCTGTCGGATTTCGCGCGAAGGGGCCTCAGCTGTACGTGTGGGAGTCCTCCTCGGCCGACGTGGGGCTCAGCGGCAGGCTGAAGCAGAACGTGGAGCCTTCGCCCGGGTGGCTCTCCAGCCAGATGCGGCCTCCATGCGCCTCGATGATCTGCCGGCTCAGGTGCAGCCCCAGGTACACCACCCCCGTGTAGCCCGGTGCCCCCGGAGGCAGCGGCTCATAGAGGGGCTCGAAGACGTGGGGCTGGCGCTCCGGTGGAATCCCCGGCCCCTGGTCCTGCACCGACACCACCGCCTCGCCGCCAACGCGCTTCACCCGGAGCTCCACCGCACCGCCGGGAGGCGAATACCGCACGGCGTTCTCCAGCAGGTGGGCCACCACCTCTCCCAACAGCTGGCGCTCGGCGTGGATGAAGAGCGCCTCCATGGTCTCGATGCGGATGGGATTCTCCGTGGTGCGCGCGAACTTCTCCGCCTGCTCCTTCACCAATGCGTGCAGATCGAACCGCTGGCGCTCCAGCTTCGGGGGCCCGGGTGCCATCCGCACCGCCGCGAACAGGTGCTCCACCAGCCGGGAGATCCGCCGCGTGTTGCGCGCGATGATGTTGAGCCCCTTCTGCTGCCGCGGCGTGAGCACCTCCAGGTTGAGCAGCAGCTCCGCCCACGTCTGGATGGACGTCACCGGCGTCTTCAGCTCATGGGCCGCCGCCGACATGAACTCCTCGCGCAGCCGCAGGGCCGCGCGCAGCTCCTGGAACAGCCGCGCCTTCTCGATGGCCACCGCGAACAGCCGGCCCACCATGGCGTGGAACTCCAGCGCCCGGGGGGAGACGGGGCGGGGCTCCCTCGTGAAGTAGGACATGACCCCGACCAGCCGCTCCTGGGCGTGCAGCGGCACCGCCACCATGCCGCGGTAGCCTCCCTCCCGCGCCAGCCACCCGGAGCGCGGGGGCGCTCCTCCCTCCAGCACGTCCTCGACCACCTGGATGCGCTCCTCCCGGGCCGCCTTCGCGGTGAGTAGGGGCGCGTCGAACGGAATGCGGCGCAGTCCCTCCACCACCGCGACCGTCAGCTGGTGCGAGCTGATCAGCGCCAGCTCCTCCCGCTCCGGATCCGCCAGCCACAGCCCGATGCCGTCCGCTCCCAGGGCGTGGAGGCTCTGCTCGATGACCACGCGGGCGATCCGCTCCAGCTCCATCTCGCTGACGAGCGCCTGCCCGATGCGCGAGAGCGCCAGCTCCCGCTCGAACATCCGCGACAGCTCCTGCTCCTCCTTGCGGCGCCGGGTGATGTCGCGCACCACCACCTCGCCGAGGATGAGCTGCCCGGACGAATCCCGCACCGGTGCGCCATGGACGCTGAGCAGGCGATCCTGTCCATCCCGGCCGCGCAGGAGCACCTCCACGTCGGTGAACGTCTCTCCGGCCAGGGCGCGGCGGATGGGCAGCTCCTCGGGCGCCATGGGATGTCCGTCCGGATGCCGCACGTCCTGGAGCAGCAGGGCCCCCGCTGACGAGCCTCCCAGCTCCGAGCGCTCCTTCAGCCCGAGCATTCGCAGGCCCGCGGGGTTGGCGTCCACCAGCCGTCCCTCCGGGGTGGTGAGGAAGATGGCATCCGGCACGCTGGCGATGATGGCGGCGAGCTGCTGGGCCTGGTGCTCGGCCTGCGCGCGCAGGGCATCCACCTCCACCTGGCGCCGGGCGAGGTGGGCCGCCATCTCGTTGAACGAGGTGCCGAGCTCCTCCAGCTCATCCCCCGTGGAGATGGACACGCGCCGCCCCATCTCTCCGCGCCCCAGCGCCTGCGCGGCACTGCGCAGCTGCCGCACCGGACGGGAGTAGAAGCGCGCCAGCACCGCGGCCAGCGCGACGTTGAGCAGCAGGATGCAGCCAAAGGCCGCCAGCCGCGTCCGCGCCCGCTCGTGAAGCGGCGCCATGGCGACGTCGGTGGGGATCGTCACGCCCACCGCCCACGGGTAGCGGGGAACCGGGACGAAGGCGCCCAGGCGCTCGTCACCCTGGAGCGGACTGGTGAACCCGGCGAGCCGCGAGGGCTTGCCGCGCAGCGCGGCCTGGAGGGGCTCGAAGCGGGCGTAGGCGTTGCTCTCCTCGAAGGACAGCTCGGGATTGCCGGTGTGGAAGGCCAGCCGGCCGTTCTGGTCCGCCAGGAAGAGGGCCTGCCCTGGCTGGAGCCGGGCGCCCGCGTAGCGCTGCTCCAGCAGATCCGTGCGCAGCACCACGTTGAAGACGGCGATCGGCTGCCCGTCCGCTCCTCGGATGGGCGTGCTCACGAGCAGGCCCGTGCGGATGGGACGCCGCAGCTCGAGCACCTCGGAGATGACCGGGGCGTTGGTGGCCAGCACCTTCTGGAAGTACGGGCGATCGCCTATCCAGAGCCGGGGCTCGTCCGGCACGGTGGGATTGCTCCAGCCCCGGTTGACGCCCCGGGTATCGAAGACGGCCACGGAGTCATAGAGCGGGCTCTGGGAGGCCAGCTCCTTCAGGTGGGGATCCAACTGCTTCGGATCCAGGGTCCGCAGCAGCGGATCCTGGGACACGGCCCAACCGAAACTGATGGCCGCATCCAGTGTCTCGGAGGCCTGCCCGGCCACGGCCTGGGCCGTCATGAACTGGACGTCGAGGATGTCCTCCCGCGTCCTCTCCAGGTCCGACAGCAGGTCCACGAGCAACAGCCCCAGCACCGGCAGGAGCACGATGATGAACGCGACCAGTAGCTTGGCGTGGATACGCAGGTGAAGCATGTCCGCTCTGGTGCGCTGGCTTCCTCGGTGGAGAGTTGATTCTCAGGGTTTGAGCAAGGTGGGTCTCCAGCCAGCCGCTGTCCACTCCCCAAGGGGCGGGGATGTGTTCCTTCGGAGAACACGCGAAGCGGATGGCCAACACGTCAGCCGCCCTGGCTGCAAACTTCTGGCGGGGAGTACGCTGCGCCGCTCGACAAGAGAGGTGGCATGGACCCGATGCGAAGGAATGGATGTGAGACGAGGGCCCACGGCTCGCGGGGGGTGGGCATGGCGCTCGTCCTGGCGAGCCTGGTGATGGGTTGCCCCACGCCTCCGGATCCCGGCAACGAGGGCACGTATGTGTATGACCCGTATGGGAGTGGGACGATCGACAAGGATCCGGCCTGCAAACTCACCGGGACCCTGGAACTGAAGCTGGGGGAGGGGGATGGAACGAACTTCCTCCCGCTGGAGCCGGGCCAGGAGCCGGTGCTGTACCACGGGCCCCAAGGCGGCACGCATGTGATTCTCGGGGTGCACGTGGCCAACCCGGCGCTCGAGTTTCCCGGCCTGAGTGTGAAGTTCGTGCTCCAGCGCCAGCGCTGCTTCTCGGGCAGCGACTGTCTGTCTCCCGAGAACATGGGCCTCGACGAGCGGGTGGTGATGAGCCCGGAGCGTTTCGTGGCCCAGGAGGGCGGCGCCGTGAGCGTCTCGGGGATGCTCGTCCTGGTGAGCAACTGGACGCCCACCGAGAGCCGCCGCATCCAGGTGTATGTGGCGGACCGCTGCGGGAGGATCGGCTCCACGTCGCTGGAGCTGGGTCCTCCCGCCACCTGGCCGGCTCAGTAATGCCGGCTCAGTAGTGCCAGGGGAAGCGCTTGTAGTTCTTCTCGCGCTTCTCCAGGAAGGCGTCGCGGCCCTCCTGGGCCTCCTCGGTGCCGTAGGCGAGCCGCGTCGCCTCGCCCGCGAAGAGCTGCTGGCCCACCATGCCGTCGTCGGGCAGGTTGAAGCCGTACTTCAGCATGCGCATCGCCGTGGGGCTCTTCGCGTTGATGATCCGCGCCCACTCCAGCGCCGTGTCCTCGAGCTGCGCGTGCGGCACCGACGCGTTGATGGCACCCATGGCGGCGGCCTGGTCCGCCGTGTACTCCAGGCCCAGGAAGAAGATCTCCCGCGCCTTCTTCTGGCCCACCTGCCGCGCCAGCAGCGCCGAGCCGTAGCCGCTGTCGAAGCTCGCCACGTCCGCATCCGTCTGCTTGAACATGGCGTGCTCCTTGCTGGCCAGCGTCATGTCACACACCACGTGCAGGCTGTGCCCGCCACCCGCCGCCCACCCGGGCACCACGGCGATGACGATCTTCGGCATGAAGCGGATGAGCCGCTGCACCTCGAGGATGTGCAGCCGGCCCATGCGGCCCACGTCGGGCGTGTTGGCCGCGTCACCCTCGTACTTGTAGCCATCCTTGCCGCGGATGCGCTGGTCTCCGCCCGAGCAGAACGCCCAGCCGCCGTCCCTGGGCGAGGGGCCGTTGCCGGTGATGAGCACGCAGCCCACGTCGGTCGTCACACGGGCGTGCTCCAGCGCGGTGTACAGCTCGTCCACCGTCTTGGGCCGGAAGGCATTGCGCACGTCGGGCCGGTTGAAGGCGACGCGCACCGTGCCGTGCTCCACGGAGCGGTGGTAGGTGATGTCGTCGAACTTGAAGCCTTCCACCTCGCGCCAGCGCGCGGGATTGAAGATGGCGGAAACGGTCATGGTCGTGACTCCTGGAAGGGGCCGCGACCCTAGTGATGCCCGCCCCGAGCGTCAATCGAGGCCCGTGCGCACAAGAGGGGTGACAGGCACCCGGGGAGCATGGTTGTAGAGGCGGCGTCATGGGCTCTCGTGTTTCCCTCCCCGCGCTCCTCCTGGCCCTGGCCGGTGGCGTGCTGTTGTGGCCCTGGTCCGGAGCGGCCCAGGGACTTCCTCCCACCACCGGCGATCAGCGCGCCGTGGAGGTGGACGTGCATGCCACCGACGCGGGCACCACGCTGTCCGCCGAGGATGCCCGGCGCCTGGGGCTCTCCACGGATGGAGGCGAGGCCACGCTGGTTCCTCCGGTGCTGCTCCAGGAGTCGCCCGCGGCGTACCCCGAGGGCCTGGAGGGCGTGGACGGCGAGGTGGTGCTGGAGCTGCGCGTGGACGAGCAGGGTGGGGTGGCGGAGGTGGACGTCACGGGAGGCACCTCGGAGAAGGCGCTGGTGGCGTCCGCCGTGGCCGCGGCGAAGGGGCTGCGCTTCTCGCCCGCCACGCTCGGGGGCCAGCCGGTGTCCGTGCGCCTGCCCTTCGTCTACCGCTTCGAGGCGCCCCTGTCCGAGTCCTTCATGGGCCACCTGACGGGCACGGTGCGCGCGAAGGGCACACGCCGCCCGCTCGTGGGCGCGGTCCTCT
The sequence above is drawn from the Archangium gephyra genome and encodes:
- a CDS encoding SCO family protein, producing the protein MGGRRVQGTMEGARRLLPALAVVLLVAGCRKERGEDFAVVPVQSAPALEASRASGGVFRLSEQRGKVVLLSFGYTACPDVCPTTLSQLQRLHKQLGEAARDVEVVFVSVDPERDSAPQLETYVHAFNPRFTGLRLDAEALAPVLSAWRVTATRRYPDSARYREHPFTGDMPYTVDHTGAFFLVDKAGALRARMPYTVSVERLQQEVERLLSEEGTPAAGVRVEKARARLTPARVGAVYLTLVNTSGREDRLVSAESTTAAKVELHEVIAQGELLQMHPRPEGFVVPAKSRVELAPGGKHLMLYALQGTPASLPLTLHFEKAGTVQLTVPVSAPGADEP
- a CDS encoding ATP-binding protein; translation: MLHLRIHAKLLVAFIIVLLPVLGLLLVDLLSDLERTREDILDVQFMTAQAVAGQASETLDAAISFGWAVSQDPLLRTLDPKQLDPHLKELASQSPLYDSVAVFDTRGVNRGWSNPTVPDEPRLWIGDRPYFQKVLATNAPVISEVLELRRPIRTGLLVSTPIRGADGQPIAVFNVVLRTDLLEQRYAGARLQPGQALFLADQNGRLAFHTGNPELSFEESNAYARFEPLQAALRGKPSRLAGFTSPLQGDERLGAFVPVPRYPWAVGVTIPTDVAMAPLHERARTRLAAFGCILLLNVALAAVLARFYSRPVRQLRSAAQALGRGEMGRRVSISTGDELEELGTSFNEMAAHLARRQVEVDALRAQAEHQAQQLAAIIASVPDAIFLTTPEGRLVDANPAGLRMLGLKERSELGGSSAGALLLQDVRHPDGHPMAPEELPIRRALAGETFTDVEVLLRGRDGQDRLLSVHGAPVRDSSGQLILGEVVVRDITRRRKEEQELSRMFERELALSRIGQALVSEMELERIARVVIEQSLHALGADGIGLWLADPEREELALISSHQLTVAVVEGLRRIPFDAPLLTAKAAREERIQVVEDVLEGGAPPRSGWLAREGGYRGMVAVPLHAQERLVGVMSYFTREPRPVSPRALEFHAMVGRLFAVAIEKARLFQELRAALRLREEFMSAAAHELKTPVTSIQTWAELLLNLEVLTPRQQKGLNIIARNTRRISRLVEHLFAAVRMAPGPPKLERQRFDLHALVKEQAEKFARTTENPIRIETMEALFIHAERQLLGEVVAHLLENAVRYSPPGGAVELRVKRVGGEAVVSVQDQGPGIPPERQPHVFEPLYEPLPPGAPGYTGVVYLGLHLSRQIIEAHGGRIWLESHPGEGSTFCFSLPLSPTSAEEDSHTYS
- a CDS encoding 1,4-dihydroxy-2-naphthoyl-CoA synthase, whose protein sequence is MTVSAIFNPARWREVEGFKFDDITYHRSVEHGTVRVAFNRPDVRNAFRPKTVDELYTALEHARVTTDVGCVLITGNGPSPRDGGWAFCSGGDQRIRGKDGYKYEGDAANTPDVGRMGRLHILEVQRLIRFMPKIVIAVVPGWAAGGGHSLHVVCDMTLASKEHAMFKQTDADVASFDSGYGSALLARQVGQKKAREIFFLGLEYTADQAAAMGAINASVPHAQLEDTALEWARIINAKSPTAMRMLKYGFNLPDDGMVGQQLFAGEATRLAYGTEEAQEGRDAFLEKREKNYKRFPWHY